Proteins co-encoded in one Qingrenia yutianensis genomic window:
- a CDS encoding ParA family protein: protein MKHSDNRVLAVWGSPSCGKTTIAAKIAGYIADKGFDVALLLCDTDAPPLPLLASPSDIETEKSLGSILAAARITENLVMQNAITFKKNKHIVAFGLMKGENSFSYPKYTQVQAKELIDTLRDIADFVVIDCSCHLSDDILSTVSLIEADCVLRLINCDLKSISYLSSQLPLLADSRFKSDKQLKAANNVKSIHSRENIEQIIGGVTFTVPHSDLVERQYLEGELLKDTPVKRESKEFRVMIEQIAEEVFELD, encoded by the coding sequence ATGAAACACAGTGATAACAGAGTGCTTGCCGTGTGGGGATCGCCGTCCTGCGGCAAGACAACAATAGCCGCAAAAATTGCGGGATATATTGCGGATAAAGGCTTTGATGTCGCACTTTTGCTCTGCGATACCGATGCACCGCCGCTGCCGTTGCTTGCATCGCCGTCAGATATCGAAACAGAGAAATCTCTCGGCAGTATATTGGCGGCGGCAAGGATAACGGAAAATCTCGTTATGCAGAACGCAATAACCTTTAAGAAAAACAAGCATATTGTGGCATTCGGTCTTATGAAGGGCGAGAACTCTTTTTCCTACCCGAAATATACACAGGTGCAGGCAAAGGAACTGATAGACACACTTCGTGATATTGCGGATTTCGTTGTGATAGACTGCTCCTGTCATTTGTCTGACGATATACTCTCGACCGTGTCGCTTATCGAGGCGGACTGTGTGCTGCGGCTCATAAACTGTGATTTGAAATCAATATCATATCTTTCATCACAGTTGCCGTTGCTTGCAGACAGCAGGTTCAAAAGCGATAAACAGCTTAAAGCCGCAAACAATGTGAAAAGCATTCACTCACGGGAAAATATCGAGCAGATTATTGGCGGAGTAACCTTCACAGTTCCGCACAGCGATTTGGTGGAAAGACAGTATCTTGAAGGCGAGCTTTTGAAAGATACACCGGTAAAGAGAGAGTCAAAGGAATTTCGGGTAATGATTGAACAGATAGCCGAGGAGGTGTTTGAGCTTGATTAA
- a CDS encoding CpaF/VirB11 family protein — protein MINQNTSHDLFFEPTKVSDFPSVLESVQKYISQNYASLLLEKDKDEVKTQIMFQIQKYLSDNRLKVDGMDENGLADKLYTEMAEYSFLTKYIFGKGIEEININAWNDIEVYYSGGRKEKLDEHFESPQHAVNVVRRMLHASGMVLDNAAPAVLGSLTKNIRIAVLKSPLVDDDAGVSASIRIVNPMNFSKQDLIDYKTATESMLDFLSQLIRYGVSVCVAGATGSGKTTVAGWMLSTYPDDKRVFTIESGSREVSLVKTENGKVVNSIVHTQTRPSENEAQNISQVKLLDIALRFNPNLIFVGEIRDAEAYVAQEASRTGVPVLTTIHSNSCEATYLRMVTLCKRMFDAADKTLYDLVTEAFPIIVYAKQLENGERKIMEIMECEIKTDGERVYRTIYRYNIRENYYDETGRLIIKGEHEFIGEISEGLKKRLVENGLPKSELEKICRREAAVC, from the coding sequence TTGATTAACCAGAATACTTCACACGATTTGTTTTTTGAACCGACAAAGGTCAGCGATTTTCCGAGCGTGCTTGAATCGGTTCAGAAATATATATCGCAGAATTATGCGTCGCTGCTCTTGGAAAAGGACAAGGACGAGGTAAAGACGCAGATAATGTTTCAGATACAAAAGTATCTGTCCGATAACAGGCTGAAAGTTGACGGTATGGATGAAAACGGGCTTGCAGATAAACTGTATACGGAAATGGCTGAGTATTCATTCCTTACAAAATACATATTCGGCAAGGGAATTGAGGAGATAAATATAAATGCTTGGAACGATATCGAGGTGTATTATTCGGGCGGAAGAAAAGAAAAACTTGACGAGCATTTTGAATCGCCGCAGCACGCAGTGAATGTGGTGAGGCGAATGCTCCATGCGTCCGGTATGGTGCTTGACAATGCGGCTCCGGCAGTTCTGGGAAGTCTTACGAAAAATATACGAATAGCCGTGCTGAAATCTCCGCTTGTGGACGATGACGCAGGTGTGAGCGCCTCTATCAGAATTGTAAATCCTATGAACTTTTCCAAACAGGATTTAATAGATTACAAAACGGCAACGGAATCTATGCTTGATTTTCTTTCACAGCTCATACGCTACGGCGTCAGCGTGTGCGTTGCCGGGGCGACAGGCAGCGGAAAAACAACCGTAGCAGGGTGGATGCTCTCCACATATCCCGATGACAAAAGAGTGTTTACCATAGAAAGCGGCAGCCGTGAGGTGTCGCTCGTAAAGACGGAAAACGGCAAGGTGGTCAACAGTATTGTTCATACGCAGACAAGACCTTCGGAGAATGAGGCACAGAACATATCGCAGGTAAAACTGCTTGATATTGCTCTGCGTTTTAATCCGAACCTTATATTTGTCGGCGAGATAAGAGATGCGGAGGCATATGTTGCACAGGAGGCAAGCAGAACGGGCGTCCCGGTGCTGACAACAATTCACTCAAACTCGTGTGAGGCAACCTACCTAAGAATGGTAACGCTGTGTAAAAGAATGTTCGACGCAGCCGATAAGACGCTTTATGATCTCGTAACAGAGGCATTTCCCATAATCGTGTATGCGAAACAGCTTGAAAACGGCGAAAGAAAAATTATGGAGATAATGGAATGCGAAATCAAAACGGACGGAGAAAGAGTTTACAGAACCATATACAGATACAATATCAGGGAAAATTATTATGACGAAACCGGCAGACTTATCATAAAAGGCGAGCATGAGTTCATCGGTGAAATATCAGAGGGGCTGAAAAAACGCCTGGTTGAAAACGGTCTGCCTAAAAGCGAACTTGAAAAAATATGCAGAAGGGAGGCGGCAGTATGCTGA
- a CDS encoding type II secretion system F family protein — translation MLTLRLFAFIAMVVGALRLAGIRLPDLFKAVVYRPKSIKEQIDEATNKKKKNFIRREIEEITDILKMTGREDKIPVVFIICGVFAIAGAVLAALFDNAYMIPPLAIGMMFIPVWYIKLTASHYKKDVSEELETALSIITTAYIRNEDIVTAVEENISYLNAPIKDVFTDFLVQLKLIDSDTDKAILSLKEKIDNDVFHEWCDALLLCQQDRGLKTTLSPIVAKLSDIRVVNSELELLLAEPRKEFIIMAILVAANIPIMYFLNKDWYNVLMHTAVGKMVLALDISAIFISSAFVVKLTRPIEFRR, via the coding sequence ATGCTGACATTAAGACTTTTTGCGTTTATCGCAATGGTTGTCGGAGCTTTGCGGTTAGCCGGAATACGATTGCCGGACTTGTTCAAAGCGGTGGTTTACAGGCCGAAGTCGATAAAGGAGCAGATAGACGAGGCAACCAATAAGAAAAAGAAAAACTTTATACGGCGTGAAATCGAGGAAATAACCGATATTCTTAAAATGACGGGGCGAGAAGATAAAATCCCCGTTGTTTTTATTATCTGCGGAGTATTCGCAATAGCGGGGGCGGTCTTGGCGGCGCTGTTTGATAATGCGTATATGATACCTCCGCTTGCAATCGGAATGATGTTCATACCCGTGTGGTATATAAAGCTCACGGCAAGCCACTACAAAAAAGACGTTTCGGAGGAGCTTGAAACGGCTCTGTCGATTATAACCACGGCATATATCCGAAACGAGGATATTGTAACCGCTGTTGAGGAAAACATATCATATCTCAATGCACCGATAAAAGATGTTTTTACGGATTTTCTTGTTCAGTTAAAACTGATCGACTCGGACACCGATAAAGCAATATTGAGCCTCAAAGAAAAGATTGACAATGATGTGTTCCACGAATGGTGCGACGCACTTTTACTGTGTCAGCAGGATAGAGGACTGAAAACAACATTGAGTCCTATTGTCGCAAAGCTCTCGGATATCCGTGTGGTAAATTCGGAGCTTGAACTGCTGCTCGCAGAGCCTCGCAAAGAATTTATCATAATGGCAATTCTGGTGGCAGCCAATATCCCTATTATGTATTTCCTGAATAAGGACTGGTACAATGTCTTAATGCATACGGCAGTCGGGAAAATGGTGCTGGCATTGGATATATCCGCAATCTTTATATCATCGGCATTTGTGGTAAAGCTGACAAGACCGATAGAGTTCAGGAGGTGA